The nucleotide window cgcttctgttttgagttatatgcaaattagctaattagcataaaatgctcaaatattgtccgaagtgtgtcattattggtaccaaaatgtggcaaatttcattagCAACAACATTTAGGcgctttattttttcattggacgcttctgttttgtgttatatgcaaattagttaattagcattaaaaggcttggtaggtattagagagagtgggagccagtctggtgttatgagcattatatgtaaactcatcccaaaaagaaagtatccagtttgattttggtctataagtcaaagatggggtcttaaattaagacctaccaaaagtatgttacagataaacttATTGcgtacattttgatacctcatttgtccaaatcgatgcagaattgatgacacaatgaccttttgaatgcacctacccaggattttaaagttgcagtaattcctattgatgtcGCTTTCCTGcctctcaagattcttcataaaggtacaccaTATCAGAGACGGACTAAGACTGTtcgacttcacttcatgtgtttgattgaatacagATATTCTTTTACTCattcctcaatgttttacccttcacACTTCACtgtcaatatctggtatgtcctcctgctgtccatcaatgactgccagacatctgcggcACATGCTCGCAgtaaaacaaaatgaatattgagaagcaggaccaaatcaatagcaattactgcaacttttataatTGAGGTAATTGCATTCAAATAGTCATTGTGTCATTAATCTCTCCATCGAttttgacaaatgaggtatcaaactgtgcttGCATAAATTTATctataacatacttttggtaggtcttgatttaacacccttctttgacttatggaccaaaattaaactggatactttctttttgggatgagtttatatATTGTGTTTACGCAACCCATCCCAGTGTTGTTGGGATATTCACAATCCAAGTACAGACTTGATGTGCACCATGAGGAAGTGATCTGATTCCGATCATCTGAATACAGCAGCGTTTTCATATGCACCCTTATATGAAAAGTGCTTAATTGGAATCAagttaatattataataatcaaaaacattttttttatgaaattGGAAACATTTATCTTGTGCTACTCCTTGATGTTTTGCATATTTGGCCTTTTCCAAGAACGTACTGggtcattgtattgtattgtaaatcaACTGAATTTATAGACGTACATATTTTTTGTTATCATTGACAGGTAATCAAACTTTTCGACAGCATTTTCAAAGTGGTAGACTGTACAACAGAAACTCAGTCCCCCCAGAGGCAAAACACAATAACATTAACAGCGTGTAAAGGTGCTTAACAACTAACTACCATAGTACGCCATTCCGTTGCTGCGGCCACCTTAACAAACTGGTTCAGGGAACCCATCCACACAAAAGGGGTTTAGTTCTGCTGAACCCAAACCACAAAAGGGGTTCAGTTCTGCTGAACCCAAACCACAAAAGGGGTTCAGTTCTGCTGAACCCAAACCACAAAAGGGGTTCAGTTCTGCTGAACCCACCAGACAAAAGATAAGACAAAGAGATAAGACAAGGAGAtaagacaaagaaacaaaagacaaagaaacaaaagacaaagaaacaaaagacaaagaaacaaaagacaaagaaacaaaagacaaagaaacaaaagacaaagaaacaaaagacaagaaacaaaagacaaagaaacaaaagacaaagaGACAAGACAAAGAGACAAGACAAAGAGACAAGACAAAGAGACAAGACAAAGAGATAAGACAAAGAGATAAGACAGAGACAAGACAGACAAGACAAAGAGACAAGACAAAGAAACAAGACAAAGAAACAAGACAAAGAGACAAGACAAAGagacaagacaaagacaagacaGAGATAAGACAGAGACAAGACAAAGAGACAAGACAGAGACAAGACAGAGATAAGACAGATAAACAAGACAGACAAGACAGAGACACAAATTTCACAATTCAATTGCATTCATTGTTtctgtaataaaataaaaataataatacaaaattctTGTTAACCTATTTAAGAAGTAAATATCAATTACAATTCACATTGTTTACGCATTAATTCAGCATAATATTAATTCTATTAAATCATTTAGACACAGTAATAATGCCACGTCCATCAAAGAAATCACGTGTTGCAAAAAGCAAGGCAGAGTAAACAGAAAAGTAAGACAATATCAGAAATACAATCCGAAAACAAGGAAGGATGCGAGAAAGAAATTATAATAAGCGATGATGATAGTCAACCAAATCCTGATTCGATTCGCATTGCCTACGTAAATCAAGTGGCTGGTACTTTCCATCAAGGTGATTTTCTATTTAGTGACGTTTCTAGAGGTGTGCAATGTTCTTGCAATACATTAGTGTATCTTTGCCGTATTCCTTTTATTTCCCAAGAATTAAATTCTGTGAATTTAGATCAAATATTGAAAGATGGCGATTATTTGTATAGAACTTTATCCCAGAAATTACGTCTATCAGGTGAACTCCACGAAAGTGGTTATTTAGAAAATACGCAATTACCTACAGAATGTAAATTACAAGACAACTCAACATTTGCAATCAATTATGAACCCTTAAGCTATTGCATACTCGAACGAGAGGATGGTAATGAGCTAGAACCACTCAATGTTCaattgcaagcagcatttgcagtgtcaaatttaaatatactgATATTTCAATCGTATATGATGGCAATTTACAGGGATTCAGCAACCGGACGCTATATGTTCTTTGATTCACATTCACGGGATGAATTTGGGTTCCCCACAGCAAATAACGGTCATTCGGTACTTTTGGTTTTTGAAGACTTTGACAATTTACATTCTTACCTGAAAGTCTTGTGTTCAAAATTGAAAGTCACAACTGAAATATTCGGTATTCAGTCTGTACATATTCAAATGACCAGCGAAATGTTATCAGAAACTAACATTCACGACGAGGCAGGCTGTTCCACGTGGACCAAAAGTCAAGATATACCACAGACGAAGTCGACAGGCCTGTCAAAATACCAAAAGTGGTATCAAAGTTTGACTACCGATCAAAAAAATGAAAGACTCGAAAAGAAGCGAAAAAAGGTCAAAGGAACAATATGAAATAACCGAATACGAGGGCGCAAAAAATTGCGGAcacgtcaaaaatatgaaattcgaaaatgcagagaaaaagcgtcagcaatcaaagaaatcatatgaaattccagaaaaggCAGACAACAAACGTAATCAGGcacgtcagcaatcaaagaaatcatatgaaattcccgaaaatgcagagaaaaaaacgtcagcaatcaaagaaatcatatgaaattccagaaaaggCAGACAACAAACGTAATCAGGcacgtcagcaatcaaagaaatcatatgaaattccagaaaaggCAGACAACAAACGTAATCAGGcacgtcagcaatcaaagaaatcatatgaaattccagaaaaggCAGACAAAAAACGTAATCAGGcacgtcagcaatcaaagaaatcatatgaaattccagaaaatgcAGAGAAAAAGCGTCAGCAAACACAGTCAAATATGTACAGGAAAAAATCGGATATCAGTAcagtaattttgcattttcaagaATCGTGTAGAAAGCGATCAGCTTACTTACGTGTGTCAGATATGTCAACGTATCTTTCTCAAGAGACAAGTCAGGGCACTGTACACTAGCGCATATAATCGGTCTATCCTGGAGCAAAGTTTACCTTGCAACACCGATATAAATGCATTACCCGCAAAAGAAAAATGATGAAGTTCATGATCAAGTGTGGATTTGCATGGCATGCCATGATAATTTATTAAAAGACCGTGTGCGAAGTTGTCAACTGTGAACAAATTAGCATTAGTACAACAACCTCACCAATTAGCGGATTAAACATGCTAGAAAGACATCTTATTTCGCCAGCTATCCTATTTATGAAAATGATCCCATTGATTAAAGGTGCTCAAAAAGGTATCAATGGACAAGACAAGTGCGTAAAAGCTAATATTAATAACACAGCTGCGTGTTTACCAAGACTACCAACGGAACAAAGTCTTATCCGGATCAAGTTAAAACGTCGCCTCATTTACAAAGGGCATCATATGTGTCAGGACGTTAATCCAGAAAATGTTAGACAAGCACTTAAATGGTTGAAAGCCAACAATCCGGTATTTGAAGATATCGATATCAACTTTGATCAGTTTGATTCTTTGTTAGACGACCAACTAATTTCCGgcgaacacgatcaagaaaatgaCATCGCAGAACCCCATTCTCCAAATGAGAGTGAACTCGCGACTGAGTCTATAGCTAGTGACAGCACAGAATTGCGAATACATCAATATTGATGAAGAGCAAGACATGCACGACCAAGATGAGGATCGCAGTGACAACAAAGAAATGTACGATGAAGGACAAGACTTGGACaaccatgataatgatgatgatgatgctactaataatgatgatggcgatgattgtagtaatgatgacgatgatgatcacGACATTCACGAACACATCTGCTCCTCTGTATTCCTTTTGCACCGGTTGATTTTTCTCAATATCTTGCAGACAAGCATGACGAATCAATCCTCTGTATAGCTCCAGGTGAAGGCAATAGGCCACAAAAGGTTTTGGAAATGGAAGCGCAATCTTTTCCCGCCGAATTCCGGATGGTTCAAATACTTTCAATGACGACAGAGAAGATAAATTATCGCCATCTCGCTATTTCAATGCACGCATATTTTCAGCAGACAACAGGTTTGCCAGAAACCCAGAATATATCTTTTTTGCGTTGTATGCAACAGAGGTACAACAGATTTGTGACAATATTCAAATTGCGCCGTAGAGGTAGCACCAAGACTGCAGATGGAAGAAAGATAACAGCTTCAATGTTAAGAAACCATGAAGAAGTGAAGGGTCTGATTCGAAGAGATGAAGGGTACAGATTCCTAGCAAAGATACGAGGAAGCCGCTTACTGGGAAAAATCAAAGAGAGATGTTTTCGCAATGATACGGCAACTAGGAATTCCTACCTTTTTTATCACCTTTAGTGCTGCTGATAGACGTTGGATTGACATAGACAATGGTATCCTAATATCACAAGGAAAACAGCCAATGACTGCAGAACAGCATAAGAACATGACCTGGGAAGATCATTGTAAGATCATCATGTCAAATCCAGCAGCAGCAGCCAGAATGTTTCAGCAAAGAGTCCATACGTTAATCAATGACGTCATTCTTTCTCCAGCCAATCCTATTGGAAAAGTCGAAGACTATTATTACAGAACCGAGTTCAAACAGAGAGGTTGGCCACATATTCACATGATAGCATGGGTGAAAGATGCGCCAGAATTCGATACAGATCCAGACGAGGAAATCGCTGAATTCATTGACAAATATGTGTCATGTGAACTTCCTCCAGAGGAAGGCGTCGAATTGCATGAAATAGTATCAAAAGTACAGATGCATACTAAATCCCATACAAGGTCATGCAGAAAAACTGGACAGGTATGCCGATTTAACTATCCTAGGCCACCATCGAGCGAAACCTTCATTTGCAGGCGTCCAGAATCCATAGACGATCTAGATCTTAATGAACTGGAAGCGGAAGTGGAGCGTACAGATagaaaagaaagggaagagaATGCAAAGGAGACTATTAAGAAAATGTGGAAAGAAATTGAATCAGCCACCGATGacacagattttgatgaaatcctccagaaaatacaaataacacacagtcaatttgaaaCATGCTTAAGCACACTTGCCAAAAGAAACACCGTCTATCTGAAACGACGTCTCAAAGATCAATGGGTAAACAACTACAATCCTCACTTGATAAGATGTTGGAATGGAAACATGGACATACAGTACATATTAGATCCATTTGCGGCTACAATATACATGCTCTCGTACCTGACGAAGTGTGAAAGAGAAATGGGTGACTTGCTCAGAAACGCACAAAGAGAAGCTAGAGAAGGGAATGTCGATGTTCTTACCGAACTTAGAAAAGTTGGTAGCGATATACTTGCAACACAGAGAAATCAGTGTAATGGGTGCTATTTACATGGTTTGCAGTATGCCTTTGAAACAAAGCTCACGTAATGTTGTGTTTGTTCAAACTGATGTTGATGGACACAGGATATCGTTGCCACTCCAACAACTTCAAGAGAATGCTGGGAATTCTGAAGAAGTTTGGCAAACATCTCAAATTGAGAAATACATCGGGCGACCTAAGCtagcaaaatatgaaaacatgtGCATGGCAAAGTTCTTCTCTAGTCATTATCAAGTATCTAGCAAAGAAAGTACACAGACAGAAAACGAAACTGATGATCAGACAGAAGGTGACCAAAGTGATTATGAAGATGGAAGTGTACCGAAAGAAGGAATTAAGAGATGTCGACCAAAGAAAAAGGCTATCGCATTGTCGGGATGCTCAGCGAAAATGAAACAACGAACCACCATAAAACCAGCTGTCATTCGTTATCCTCGAGTATCAATTCATAGGGATAAAGAGCGTTACCATATGAACATGCTACGCCTATATCTGCCACACAGAAGAAAGCAAATCAAACCTGAAtcatatgaaacgtatgaaagttATCACTTACAAGGTCGCGTAACCATTAATGGGGAAATCGTTTCAGTTCAAGAAATAGTGCAACACAACATGAAAGAATTCGAACCAGATAACGGTGCCCTAGATAATGCATGGGATGCACTCCAAGAAATACCCGACCTGCAAGATGCATGGAATGCTTTAAATCCACAAGGAGAACAACAACAGCAGGATGATAGATTGGAGCGTAATTTATACGAGGATTCAGATGACGAGCTTGCTGAAATCGAAATTCCTGAATTACAGCAGCCGCAACAACAACGTCAAGATTTACCGAGGTGTGCAATAGAAACATGCCGTCCTGAAATTACAGAAGAACAAGCAGAATCTATGATGCGACAGTTGAACGACAAACAACGTCAACTATTTAACTATGTTACCAAGTGGTGCAATGACAAGGCCAGTGACCATACCATATCACCATTCCACATTTTTCTTACTGGAGGAGCTGGAACTGGGAAATCACATCTGATCAAGTGCATAACATATTATGCTAGAAAACCTTTCTTCCAATGACAGAAAATGCTGAGGAAGTGACTGTTTTACTACTTGCCCACATGGGAACTGCCGCCTTTAATATATATGGCCAAACAATCTGCACTGGCTTAAAGATACCTCCCAGAGGATCACATCATTACACGCCTCTTGCAGAAGAATCTGTAAACACGCTTGCGAATGAAGTATCGACACCTACAACTTGTCATCATTGATGAAATATCTATGGTGAGTGTACCACAGTTTGACTATATAAATGGTCGATTGCAACAGATCAAAGGTTGTTCAGACACCACTTACTTTGGCAATGTGTCAATTCTTGCAGTTGGAGATTTTTATCAATTACCGCCTATTTCTCCAAGAACACCAttgtgtcttccacgtgatgatATATTAATGGACCTCTGGAACCTATTCAATGTTGTTGAACTGacagaaattatcgtcaaaaaGATGATGTCGTCTTTGCTCAAATGCTGAACAGACTTCGCACAAGGAAAGCGAAATGAACCAATAAGCGATACTGATATGAAGTTACTTCAGTCACGTACAGTTTCCGGTAACCACGATAACGGACTATCCGCTCCCGATGACGCAATGCATCTATTTTATCGCATAGCGATGATGTCGATGACCATAATGAGAAAATGCTAGCTACCTTGAGTACACATATACATACGATACAAGCCATTGACATTGATCAAACAGGTGGGCGAATCATAAGAAGAAATGAGCAACCACATAAGACAACACGCAAAGATCGCAACACAACTTTGGCAGATGAACTGAAATTAGCAGTGGGTGCCCGAGTTATGCTGATATCGAACGTTGATGTGACTGACGGTCTGTGCAATGGAGTTTCTGGCGTATTTAAAGGTATCGAATTCTGCAACTCGACAAATATGCCAACTGTCGTATATGTCAAATTTGATAGTTCTCGTATTGGTGCCAAGGCAAGAACAACAGAATTCATCCCACCACACTATCAAGAATGTACTCCCATAAAGCCACGCAAGGAATCGTTTCAGTTGAAAGGAAAGGCGTTTACCACAACCAGAGAACAGATACCGTTAAAACTTTCCTGGGCTGTAACCATTCACAAGATCCAAGGACAAACTACGGACAAAGCAGTAATATCAATGAAATACTTGCAGCAGGCAATGGCATACGTAGCACTTAGTCGAGTCACTCATCTTGATGGAATGTATCTGATGAATTTTGATGCCAGGAGAATCTATTGTGATGAAACTGTTGCAACCAATATTGCCAAGATGTCGCAATGTGATCTTTCCGTAGCTAACCCTTTATTAGAAATAGACCAcaacaactatttcattattgcaCATCATAACATACAGAGCCTAAATCGCCATTTGAAGATATGAAAAACAATAGCGAGTTCAGAAAAGCTCACGTCATTTGCTTATCTGAAACCTGGTTGACAAGTAGCAATAACCCTGAAACAATTGCAATTGATGGTTATTCATTGGAATCAATCAATTCTGGTAGTGGAAGAGGGGTTGCCATCTATGTTCAAAACAGTGTGAAATACAATATATTACCATTGATAACTGAGCACTCCGATGTATTAGCGATAAGAACATCAGGAAGAACCAACTTGCTGATTGCAGCTATATACAAACCTGTTGCAACAAGCTCAAGAGTATTCAATGATGAAATGAATGAGATAACAGCCCAGATTGAAAATCTAGAAACAGATTTTAAAGTCCTTGTGGGAGACTTTTATCTAAACTTTATAAAAGAGCAAGTCCTGCCTGCATTCAGACAATACAATCAATTGATTGAAGACCCAACTACTACCAAAGGAACTCTTTTGGATCATATATATATCAAACCAACACCGCAGAACTACAATGCTTCAGTATTGACTTCCTACTACAGTTACCATCATCCAACATTTGTTGCCATAAAGTATTAGGAACTTCACAGTCTTGATATTGAAGGATCCACATTGATTTCAGTCAACTCTAGTAACGGTAAAGGAATAATTGAAATGATCATTTAGTGACACTCcaaattgtattattttcaatTCTATAGAAGACAATGAACACGTTCTCGTGGTACAAAAACAATCATTTTGGTTGAAATTCTCCAATTATATGTATCAATTCATGAAAACGCTTTTAATGTTGATATATCACTGCATACAATTATTTTTGGATGGAATATCAATGATAAACTTAATATTGTAACCAATATTTCgattgaatttgcatttttttctatATACAAGATTAAAACAAAGAGACCAACAAGTTCCTATTGACAATTTACTTTTTACAGAATCAAATAAACTCAATGATATTATGAAGAACTCGACAAGAAAACTTAAGATATAATGATAAATGAAGTACAATAAAAGCGAATGTCAAACATGTTCGAATGTTATGTAATATACAAAGTGTAACTCCATCGTGAGTATATTTAATGGTATTGTTTAAAACTGAAAGTGTTTGTTACAATATATTTGAATTTATATTTGACCATTGTGATCAAAAACACTGAAAAgagaaaaaataatttacaataattaaTTTGCAATATACTGTATACTAGTAATAATCAATATCTACATGTGCAATAATAGTGTAATGAACACTACAGCAAAAAATCTTATATCACGAAATATAATCGACATTAATGTATTACATAATAAAATGTGACGTATTTTCATCTACAATGCTGTCAATTTGTTATTTGTATTGAATTATTttgcaattataaatttgccatcTTTTATTATCATAGAGCTCAAAATAGGCTCGTCTGGTCCAGGAGAGCAGGTTTTACTGCTCTCACCGAAGCGAAGTCTTAAAATTACCGATCCTCAAAAAATTGAGGATCTGTGGTTAAAACCAGAATGCGGCAATCTGGATCACTGACGAGGAGCCACATTCGCATTCCCTG belongs to Amphiura filiformis chromosome 18, Afil_fr2py, whole genome shotgun sequence and includes:
- the LOC140139641 gene encoding uncharacterized protein, with protein sequence KDKETKDKETKDKETKDKETKDKETKDKETKDKKQKTKKQKTKRQDKETRQRDKTKRQDKEIRQRDKTETRQTRQRDKTKKQDKETRQRDKTKRQDKDKTEIRQRQDKETRQRQDRDKTDKQDRQDRDTNFTIQLHSLFL